In the genome of Levilactobacillus brevis, the window ACGTTTCTTCGTCCAGCTTGATCCCAGTAACCGGAATGTGATGCTTCTCGCCAAACGCTGTCGGCCCGATTTTGTGCCATTCTGTATGGTGCTCACGACACAAACAGTTAACTCGTAGTTGCGTATGGTCAAGATGATTCCGATCACGGCCAGACCCAACCGTATCAACATGGTTAATATCCGCATGTTCACGGCCACACACCATGCACCGACGATGCCGGCAACACTGATATTGGTAATACTCTTGCTCTCTCGGTAGCAATTCATAGCCTTGTTTGAACGGTACACGCCACGTAAACATGAAGTCGATAACTAAGTCGAGTAGCACGTTAGCGTCGCTTACGGACGATTCTGTCGTGTCTGACAGGCTAATCTCATTACCGTTGGTATACTCACGATATTGGCCATAAAACATTGCTTTCAGGAAGTCTTGTGGCACCACGAAATAATCAGCAATATCATTTAGCAGGGCAAAGAATAGACGACGTTGCTGCGGTCTAGCTTTGCGTGTGTCGGCTAGTTCCCAATCCAAGTAAAGTTGGTCACGCGAACCACTAACGGTCTCGATATGGTCTAAATTTGGCTGGTGGTCAAGCTCGACTAGCAAGTATGACTTGCCATTACGTTCAAAGTATTTTGATCGTGACCGCTGCATTTAATCACCTCAATCCTTTATAAGGATTTTGTATTCACCAAAATTCATGATTCCTCGACTGACAAGTCCTGAAACAAAACCGTGACTCATTTTTAAAAACTTGCTGGCTTCAGCCATGCTATAAAATGTATGATGCTTATGATCATACGTGCTTATTAACTCTACACGTTTACAATGCTTGTTAAGACCGGTTCTGAATGCGTGTATTTGATTTTCCTTATAGGTACACCATTCTAAATTTTCTGGACGGTTGTTTTCAGAATTTCCGTCAATATGATTAATGCAGGGCTTATTTTGTGGGTTCGGTATAAATGACATAGCAATTAAGCGATGAACCAGTTTTGTTTGGTGTGAGCCATTTTTCCATAGTTCGACACGTAAATCATAATGTGTGCTGCTTTGCCTTTTCTCACGTTTAGGTATAATTTGACGCCTTTTCCAAACTCGCTTTTGCCGTTTTCCGTGTATATTCCTAAATGTCGTTTTACCTTCACATGTCCAAATCGTGCCATTACTACTTGCTTCATAAAGATTTTCATACCCCGGAATTTGTCTATATTCACTCATTTAAATTCTCCTAAAACGGTAACGAACTATCTTGAATATCAATGGACTCACCGTTGTTAGCAAACGGATCACTCGTATTATTTTTCGGCCTGTTGTTTTGATAACTGCCGTTGCCAGTAGAGTTCTTTGGTTCCAAGAACGAGAAGTTCTCAACAATAACTTCTGTGACGTACACGCGTTGGCCTTGTTTGTTTTCATAGTTGCGTGTTTGAATACGTCCTTCAATGCCGACAAGAGAACCCTTGTGGAAAAAGTTGGCAAAGTTTTCTGCCGACTTACGCCAGATAACGCAACTAACAAAATCAGCTTCTCGCTCACCTTGTTGGTTGGTAAACCGCCGATCAACGGCCAGATTGAAAGTAGCTACAGCAGCACCGCCTTGCGTATACCGTAAATCCACATCGCGGGTTAGTCGTCCGGTCAAAACTACTCGATTAATCATTAGAATTCCCCTTCTCATTTTGTTTTCTCAATTGAGCAATCACTAGGCTGATCAATTGGTTAGCACCATCATGCGTCAAATCTTTGACCTGGCTAACGTTTAATTTTTCCAGATAACCGTTTCTAACAGCTTCAATTGGGGCGCTTGCTGCCTTACTCATTGCCTCAAACAATCCATTAAGTGTTGTGGCCTGCTGTTTAGTTACAGGCAGTAGTTGACGATTACTTTGTTGTGTCCCGTTATTCCTATGAGCTGGTTGTTGTGCCGTACGGTTGTTAGGAGCCGCTTTAGTTGCTTGTTGTCCATCGTCATCTTTAGAAGCGGATACACCGAATGCCGCTGATAAACTATATCGTCGTGCATAAGTTTCAGCAGATCCGAATGCCTGTGCATCTTTACGCTGCACTGGCATGCTAAGTGGATTGTAAATAATGTACTCGCCACTAGCATCAAACACCATAGTCGTAATAGAGACACCATTGGGATCGCTGGTCGCTTCCTGCGTATAGCCTAACGAATCTGGCAGCGCCCTATCTACTGCAGCGGTTAGGTCTTCCAAAGTTACATAGTTCCCATAATGACTTTTTCCATCTTTACTTGGTTGTGCTTTGAGTAAATTCTTACGGAACTGAGCCATGCTAGTAGCCAAATTCTTAATTGATTCACTTTTTTCCATAACTTCCTCCTACTTAATTCGAATTGACCGTGTCTGTACCAGCTTGGCACCAGGAACCTCTTCACCATCATTGAGCGCCTGTTTAATGGCCGTTTTATTCAGTTTCTTTTCTACCTCAGTAAATTCACCAGGAATAAGTTTATCGTCCGTCACAGCAACACTAACGGGGTTATTTTGAATCCAAATAGACAGGTCAATATCTTTAATTTTGTCCTTGCCTGCTGATTCCATTCCGTGCTGTAATGCTAATTTCAGTCGACTAATATTGTTGGACAACGCACGATTTCGGTCTTGATCGTGTTTAATTTTATCTGTCAGTTGCTTTTTGTCAGCTACCAGCTGCTTAATAACTTTTCCGTAGCCGATTGCTTTGTCAGCGATGCTGTCTTGCAAGCTCTCGATTGTGTCAGCGAACAGTTGCTGATCTTCTGGCTTGGCACTATTGGCTAATTCAACGACATGCCATAAGTTGCCCTCAAGTTCGTATAGATTC includes:
- a CDS encoding ERF family protein; its protein translation is MEKSESIKNLATSMAQFRKNLLKAQPSKDGKSHYGNYVTLEDLTAAVDRALPDSLGYTQEATSDPNGVSITTMVFDASGEYIIYNPLSMPVQRKDAQAFGSAETYARRYSLSAAFGVSASKDDDGQQATKAAPNNRTAQQPAHRNNGTQQSNRQLLPVTKQQATTLNGLFEAMSKAASAPIEAVRNGYLEKLNVSQVKDLTHDGANQLISLVIAQLRKQNEKGNSND
- a CDS encoding siphovirus Gp157 family protein; translation: MNLYELEGNLWHVVELANSAKPEDQQLFADTIESLQDSIADKAIGYGKVIKQLVADKKQLTDKIKHDQDRNRALSNNISRLKLALQHGMESAGKDKIKDIDLSIWIQNNPVSVAVTDDKLIPGEFTEVEKKLNKTAIKQALNDGEEVPGAKLVQTRSIRIK
- a CDS encoding HNH endonuclease translates to MSEYRQIPGYENLYEASSNGTIWTCEGKTTFRNIHGKRQKRVWKRRQIIPKREKRQSSTHYDLRVELWKNGSHQTKLVHRLIAMSFIPNPQNKPCINHIDGNSENNRPENLEWCTYKENQIHAFRTGLNKHCKRVELISTYDHKHHTFYSMAEASKFLKMSHGFVSGLVSRGIMNFGEYKILIKD
- the ssb gene encoding single-stranded DNA-binding protein, translating into MINRVVLTGRLTRDVDLRYTQGGAAVATFNLAVDRRFTNQQGEREADFVSCVIWRKSAENFANFFHKGSLVGIEGRIQTRNYENKQGQRVYVTEVIVENFSFLEPKNSTGNGSYQNNRPKNNTSDPFANNGESIDIQDSSLPF